The following proteins are co-located in the Desulfuromonas sp. genome:
- a CDS encoding GDP-mannose 4,6-dehydratase: GDDYPTADGTGVRDYIHVVDLALGHLKALERLAAGPGLVTCNLGTGQGYSVLEMVKSFERVSGRKVPYEIIARRPGDIAACYADPSMAQKELGWTTIRSLDEMCRDGWRWQEGNPKGYSETE; encoded by the coding sequence TCGGCGACGACTACCCGACCGCGGACGGCACCGGGGTGCGGGACTACATCCACGTCGTCGACCTGGCCCTCGGTCACCTCAAGGCCCTGGAGCGCCTCGCCGCCGGTCCCGGACTGGTCACCTGCAACCTCGGCACCGGTCAGGGCTACAGCGTGCTGGAAATGGTGAAAAGCTTCGAGCGGGTCAGCGGGCGGAAGGTCCCCTATGAGATCATCGCACGCCGACCGGGGGACATTGCGGCCTGCTATGCCGATCCTTCCATGGCGCAAAAGGAGCTGGGCTGGACGACCATCCGCTCGCTGGATGAAATGTGCAGGGACGGGTGGCGCTGGCA